GCGGCGTGCTCAGCGGCAGCCTGCTGCAGGGCGACGGCGGCCTGATCGGCAATATCTTCGGCGAGTTCGGCATCCTCGGCGGCGACCAGCTCGGCCTGCGCGGCGCCCTCGGCGACGGCCTCGTCGGGGACGTGTTCAACACGCTGCTGGATGTCGGCGTGCTGGTGGCCGGGGGCGAGGTGATCAAGGTCGCCGGCCCGCTGGCCATCGCCGGCACCGTGGCCGACCTGCTGGCCGGCGACAACGGCCTGCTGCACGGGCTGGTGCCCGAGGCGGTGATCAACCAGGTCTTCGGCGAGAACGGCGCGATCGGTGCCGCACTGGAAAGCCTGGTCGGCGGCGAGAACGGCCGGGACGGCCTGCAGGCCGTGCTCGACATGACGCTCACCAACATCTCCGACGTGGTCCAGGACCTGAAGGAGGTGATCGCCGAACTGCAGGATCTCGGCGGCGGGGTGCCGCAGCTCGACGCCCTGATCACCCTGGCCGGAACGCTTGAGGGCATTGCCAACTCGTCGGGGACGGTGCTGACGGAGCTGCATGCCGCGATCCGCGACATTGACGACGTCCGGGTCGGCACCTCCGGCGCCGACACGATGAACGGCTGGCTCGGCGACGACACGCTCGACGGCGGCGCCGGCAACGACCAGCTCTCCGGCGGCACCGGCAGCGACCTGTTGCGGGGTGGGGCAGGGGCCGACAACCTCAAGGGCGGTCTGGGCGCGGACGCACTGGTTGGCGGCGCCGGCACCGACACCCTGACCGGCGGCGGCGGCGGAGACACATTCCGTTTCGGCGCGACGTCGGAATCGGCAGCGGGCACCGGCCGCGACACCATCACCGACTTCATCCATGTCGAGGGCGACAAGATCGACCTGTCGGCGATCGACGCCAACACCACCCTGCTGGCCTTCGGCAACCAAGCCTTCACCTTCATTGGCGCCCAAGCCTTCCACAATGTCGCGGGCGAGCTGCGCTTCGCCGGCGGCATCGTGGCCGGCGACACCAATGGCGACGGACGTGCGGATTTCGAGATCCGCGTCCAGACCCATGGCGAGTTGGTGGCGGCCGACTTCGTGCTCTGACCGGCTTGCGGTTCCTGCGGCCGCGCGGCGTCCACCGCCGCGCGGCCCTTTTCATGCACAGGGCGGGTCCGGGCCGTCCCGGTTGATTTCCGTCGCCCGGAAGCCTATCTCAATTCCTATGAGAACACCGTGGACGAACCCGTTGGCGGCGCGTCGAACGCCGCTTCACGCCCGGGGCTGCTGACCTCGGGGGCGCCGGCCCCCAGGCCCGAGCCGCCCCACCGTCCGTTCTCGTCCTCGTCGCGCCCAGCGACCCCATTTTCCAGCCCCCAGAATTCGCGTCCCGGCCGCCCAGATGCGCCGGGCCGCACCCGAGCCCTCCGGAAACATCCCGGAGCGGACCGTCCAGAAGAAAGGAACCTCGGCATGTCCCGCAGAAGCCTGCCCAAGCGTCCGGAGATCCACGTCACCGCCGGCGACTATGATCGCCTCGCGGCGCTGGCCGACGCCGCGGCGGATGCCTTCCCGGCGATCGCCGACTTCCTGGCGGCGGAGCTCGACCGCGCCCAGATCATCGACGCGACCGCGGCCAAGGGCGTGGTCCAGATGCATTCGACCGTCGCCTATCGCGACGACGTGACCGGCGAGGAGCACACGGTCACCCTGGTCTATCCGGAGGAGGCCGATATCGAGGCCGGCCGGCTGTCGGTGCTGACCCCGGTCGGCGCGGCCCTGATCGGCCTGCGCCGGGGCCAGACCATCACCTGGATCACCCCCTCCGGCAAGCCGCGCAACCTGACCGTGGTCCGGGTCGAGCCGGCCGTCCGTCCGACCAGCCTGGCCGCAGGCTAGCCCCGCAGGCTAACCCCTCAGCCCCGCCACCAGCCCGGCCAGATCGTCCATATGCGGGCAGATCAGCCGGGCGCCGGCGGCGCGCAGCCGGTCGGCATGGCCGTCGCGGATGTGGCGGCCGCCGAGGAAGCCGATCACCGTCATGCCGGCGGCGACGCCGGCCGTGGTGCCGGTGACGCTGTCCTCGATCACCAGGCA
The sequence above is drawn from the Inquilinus sp. Marseille-Q2685 genome and encodes:
- a CDS encoding calcium-binding protein — its product is MDGLLDGDGLLGGLLDGLLGEDGLLGGVLGGVGGLLGGVLGGVGGLLDGLLDGLLGGLLGGGLSGLLGNLLGELGDAGGLLGELLTPDLIGGVVSGLLGSLGGLLGGAIGGVPVGDLLDGLFGDGGLLSPDGLLGGLLGEDGLLTQLVEVLQGSGDLVGSLLGPGGLLGNLVDTVGGLADGLVGDNGLITSLIGGMLGDVGGLFDDLTVTGIIGNLLDPDGLIGGILEDLGVGTDIGEIIGGIFAQLPGLDVLDGLLTDGILGGLLGDVLGPDGSGLTDLLTGILGSLSPDVVLDELLGSGGAAGLLQSVLGGAVGVLDTLLTDVLGGVLSGSLLQGDGGLIGNIFGEFGILGGDQLGLRGALGDGLVGDVFNTLLDVGVLVAGGEVIKVAGPLAIAGTVADLLAGDNGLLHGLVPEAVINQVFGENGAIGAALESLVGGENGRDGLQAVLDMTLTNISDVVQDLKEVIAELQDLGGGVPQLDALITLAGTLEGIANSSGTVLTELHAAIRDIDDVRVGTSGADTMNGWLGDDTLDGGAGNDQLSGGTGSDLLRGGAGADNLKGGLGADALVGGAGTDTLTGGGGGDTFRFGATSESAAGTGRDTITDFIHVEGDKIDLSAIDANTTLLAFGNQAFTFIGAQAFHNVAGELRFAGGIVAGDTNGDGRADFEIRVQTHGELVAADFVL
- the rnk gene encoding nucleoside diphosphate kinase regulator, producing the protein MSRRSLPKRPEIHVTAGDYDRLAALADAAADAFPAIADFLAAELDRAQIIDATAAKGVVQMHSTVAYRDDVTGEEHTVTLVYPEEADIEAGRLSVLTPVGAALIGLRRGQTITWITPSGKPRNLTVVRVEPAVRPTSLAAG